A single window of Rhizobium sp. SL42 DNA harbors:
- a CDS encoding GGDEF domain-containing protein, producing MNLARRPELSDASTETLSGLYWYAADGEPVPPELDVAPIIIHDIRTVEAHAVLLLPVRPDTTGPGPGQIRALHGQDIYIIAVSQLPVSLARQQQLYAEGADDVHVLEGCVAMFACLARAKRHFERSHGAETKRRDLKAQLDILQDALDHLPTPIYLKNINGWYQACNTAFANLLSRPREEVIGHRLEELAPAETAEKHETSDARLRELGGLMCYETDVCLHDDDQRYVMLHKALVSDEHGKPCGIAGVMIDITERKRLEARLMNAAERDPLTDAYNRRKFFELADQAISDAVAHGDTLCVAAIDVDNFKSINDEFGHAEGDITLCSIVDILRTHETEGVIVARAGGEEFFVFFFGAAAARAEEILQAMRTEISQYCQIRTAVGLAGTISVGMAAFDPAAENIDRALRRADAALYHAKHHGRNRLSRAR from the coding sequence TTGAATTTAGCCAGAAGACCTGAGCTTTCGGACGCATCAACCGAGACCCTGAGTGGCCTTTACTGGTATGCCGCCGATGGCGAACCCGTACCGCCAGAGCTGGATGTCGCACCGATAATCATACACGATATCCGGACCGTGGAGGCGCATGCGGTTCTGCTTCTGCCGGTCCGTCCCGATACCACGGGACCTGGTCCTGGCCAAATCCGTGCGCTTCACGGGCAGGACATCTATATCATCGCCGTGTCACAGTTGCCGGTGAGCCTCGCCCGCCAGCAGCAGCTTTATGCGGAAGGCGCTGACGACGTCCATGTGCTGGAAGGGTGCGTGGCAATGTTTGCCTGTCTCGCGCGCGCCAAGCGCCATTTTGAGCGATCGCATGGCGCCGAGACGAAGCGTCGCGATCTGAAAGCGCAATTGGACATCCTGCAGGATGCACTCGACCATCTGCCGACGCCGATCTACCTGAAAAACATCAATGGCTGGTATCAGGCCTGCAATACGGCCTTTGCCAACCTTTTGAGCCGCCCGCGCGAAGAGGTCATAGGCCACCGTCTGGAGGAACTCGCCCCGGCGGAAACGGCCGAAAAGCACGAAACGTCCGACGCCCGTCTTCGCGAGCTCGGTGGCTTGATGTGCTATGAGACCGATGTCTGCCTGCATGACGACGATCAACGCTACGTCATGTTGCACAAGGCACTGGTCTCCGATGAACATGGCAAGCCCTGCGGAATTGCCGGCGTCATGATCGATATCACTGAGCGCAAACGTCTCGAGGCACGGCTGATGAACGCCGCAGAGCGTGATCCGCTGACGGATGCCTACAATCGCCGAAAGTTCTTTGAACTTGCCGACCAGGCAATCAGCGACGCGGTCGCCCACGGCGATACGCTGTGTGTCGCGGCTATCGATGTCGATAATTTCAAGTCGATCAACGACGAGTTCGGCCATGCCGAAGGTGACATCACGCTGTGCTCGATCGTTGATATCCTGCGCACGCACGAGACCGAAGGCGTGATCGTGGCGCGTGCTGGTGGCGAGGAATTCTTCGTCTTCTTTTTCGGCGCGGCTGCTGCCCGGGCAGAAGAAATCCTGCAGGCGATGCGCACCGAGATAAGCCAGTATTGCCAGATTCGGACCGCGGTCGGGCTTGCGGGTACGATCAGTGTCGGCATGGCGGCCTTTGATCCGGCGGCCGAAAATATCGACCGAGCCCTGCGCCGCGCCGATGCAGCACTCTATCACGCCAAGCACCATGGTCGAAACCGCCTGAGCCGCGCCAGATAG
- a CDS encoding ABCB family ABC transporter ATP-binding protein/permease, which yields MATKKKTVSADSSNPMDTLVNLWPYMWPSDRLDLKMRVVWATVFLVISKFVLILVPYFFKWATDALNGKLDMVGLLPTFLLGAVVLVVLYNLTRIAQVGLNQLRDALFASVGQYAVRQLAYRTFVHMHQLSLRFHLERKTGGLSRIIERGTKGIETIVRFTILNSIPTLIEFLLTAAIFWWSYGFSYLAITAFTVWAYIWFTIRASDWRIGIRRAMNDSDTDANTKAIDSLLNFETVKYFGNEEMEAKRFDQSMERYEKSATQVWTSLGWLNFGQGVIFGVGTAVIMVMSALAVQSGQQTIGDFVFVNALLMQLSFPLNFIGFVYREIRQGLTDIEQMFDLLEVEAEVVDKPDATALSVGQGAIAFNDVHFHYDPERPILKGISFEVPAGKTVAVVGPSGAGKSTISRLLYRFYDVQQGSITIDGQDVRDVTQKSLRSAIGMVPQDTVLFNDTIAYNVRYGRPDASDADIEQATEIAQIGRFIKELPDGYGTMVGERGLKLSGGEKQRVAIARTVLKAPPILILDEATSALDTTTEHEIQSALDIVSKNRTTLVIAHRLSTVVGADEIIVLKGGEIAERGSHSDLLSQNGLYASMWNRQREATQAEEHLRQVRESDELGVVVRRPPAI from the coding sequence ATGGCAACGAAGAAGAAGACCGTTTCGGCGGATTCCAGCAATCCGATGGATACGCTGGTCAACCTCTGGCCCTATATGTGGCCTTCGGACCGACTGGACCTGAAGATGCGGGTCGTCTGGGCCACCGTCTTCCTGGTGATCTCGAAATTCGTACTGATCCTGGTGCCCTACTTCTTCAAATGGGCGACCGATGCACTGAACGGCAAGCTCGACATGGTCGGGCTACTGCCAACCTTCCTCTTGGGCGCGGTCGTGCTGGTTGTCCTCTACAATCTGACCCGCATCGCCCAGGTCGGGCTCAACCAGCTGCGTGACGCGCTGTTTGCCAGCGTTGGCCAGTATGCCGTGCGCCAGCTTGCCTACCGTACCTTCGTGCATATGCACCAGCTGTCGCTGCGCTTCCACCTCGAGCGCAAGACCGGCGGCCTGTCGCGGATCATCGAACGCGGCACCAAGGGCATCGAAACCATTGTCCGCTTTACCATCCTGAATTCCATTCCGACGCTGATCGAATTCCTGCTGACGGCTGCCATCTTCTGGTGGAGCTACGGCTTCTCCTATCTGGCCATTACTGCTTTCACCGTCTGGGCCTATATTTGGTTCACTATTCGGGCCAGCGACTGGCGCATCGGCATCCGCCGGGCGATGAACGACAGCGACACCGATGCCAATACCAAGGCGATCGATTCTCTGCTGAACTTCGAGACGGTCAAATATTTCGGCAACGAAGAGATGGAAGCCAAGCGCTTCGACCAGTCGATGGAGCGTTACGAAAAGTCCGCGACCCAGGTCTGGACTTCGCTCGGCTGGCTGAACTTCGGCCAGGGTGTGATCTTCGGCGTCGGCACTGCCGTCATCATGGTGATGTCAGCACTGGCGGTGCAGAGCGGCCAGCAGACGATCGGCGACTTCGTCTTCGTCAACGCGCTTTTGATGCAATTGTCCTTCCCGCTCAATTTCATCGGCTTCGTCTACCGCGAAATCCGCCAGGGCCTGACCGATATCGAGCAGATGTTCGATCTTCTCGAAGTCGAGGCGGAAGTCGTCGACAAGCCGGATGCCACGGCGCTTTCCGTCGGCCAGGGTGCGATCGCGTTCAACGATGTGCATTTCCACTACGATCCCGAACGCCCCATCCTCAAGGGCATTTCCTTCGAGGTTCCGGCAGGCAAGACCGTCGCCGTGGTCGGCCCGTCCGGGGCGGGCAAGTCCACGATCTCGCGCCTGCTCTACCGTTTCTACGACGTGCAGCAGGGTTCAATCACCATCGATGGCCAGGATGTGCGCGACGTGACGCAGAAATCGCTGCGCAGCGCCATCGGCATGGTGCCGCAGGACACCGTGCTGTTTAACGACACGATTGCCTACAATGTCCGCTACGGCCGGCCCGACGCCAGCGACGCCGACATCGAACAGGCAACTGAAATCGCCCAGATCGGCCGCTTCATCAAGGAACTGCCGGATGGATACGGCACCATGGTGGGTGAGCGCGGCCTGAAGCTGTCGGGTGGCGAAAAGCAGCGCGTGGCGATTGCCCGCACCGTGTTGAAGGCCCCACCGATCCTGATCCTCGACGAGGCGACCTCGGCGCTCGACACCACAACCGAACATGAGATCCAGTCGGCGCTCGACATCGTGTCGAAAAACCGGACGACGCTGGTCATCGCGCATCGGCTGTCGACGGTCGTCGGCGCCGACGAGATCATCGTGCTCAAGGGCGGCGAAATTGCCGAACGCGGAAGCCACAGCGATCTTTTGTCGCAAAACGGTCTCTATGCCTCGATGTGGAACCGTCAGAGGGAAGCAACACAGGCCGAGGAACACCTGCGCCAGGTGCGCGAAAGCGACGAACTGGGTGTGGTCGTACGGCGCCCGCCGGCCATCTGA
- a CDS encoding LysM peptidoglycan-binding domain-containing protein gives MKNRALWLVLFVLAIATMLMVFVVMPRLNPTDTSGPSVTAATDAAKAIADQASATAETVAGDIAAVASEKMDRLKAEAVKAVDGISTLFADGRTPGVEAYSAAKTLAQAAITALAAIDIPDGLDAKIVETLKTAQADAAKALAIIQQLPADPAKAAGMIGSIKDALLGKPVETAAAPSDAGSALPRFDVLRVEPDGSTVIAGNAAPGAKVEIVNGNTVISSLTVDGTGDFAAVLDNPLAAGDHSLQLRATDLNGKVVTSDEVATISVPEGGKGELLAMVSKPGEASRLITLPGQTAPSGKTATQGRLPAATASAGSAATPAAPADLSGATPAVASTDVASADPSTAASPVTGAAEVQVSAVEIEGDRIFVAGKAPAGSTVRGFADKTLIGQIAADASGNFIIEGEVKLSVGSHIIQVELLDTAGKVIVRASVPFERPEGEQVSVVAQTPGADDAAAKAGPDLAEFERLRMALTKGLTILEGLFADGKVPVLEQVAAARSATEFGLQSIIDFRPTAAAPAELSEQVAKSATRAREALAALRAIKPGDISGLGTALPKILGMIRELLAVPLPAPALAMDAPVITTPATATETATSTSGEPKVIEQAPLAESKSSVIIRRGDTLWQISRRLYGQGVRYTTIYLANAEQISNPDRIEPGQIFTVPSEALPNAEEIHRKRLHDKAVN, from the coding sequence ATGAAGAACCGCGCCCTCTGGCTGGTCCTGTTCGTCCTTGCCATCGCAACCATGCTGATGGTGTTTGTCGTGATGCCGCGCCTCAATCCGACGGATACATCGGGGCCGTCGGTCACGGCGGCTACCGATGCGGCAAAAGCAATCGCCGACCAGGCCTCTGCAACAGCCGAGACTGTCGCCGGCGACATCGCCGCGGTCGCCAGCGAGAAGATGGATCGCCTCAAGGCCGAGGCCGTCAAGGCAGTGGATGGCATCTCGACCCTGTTTGCCGACGGCCGGACACCAGGCGTTGAAGCCTATAGCGCGGCAAAGACGCTTGCCCAGGCTGCGATTACGGCGCTTGCCGCGATCGACATTCCGGACGGACTGGACGCGAAGATCGTCGAGACACTGAAGACTGCGCAGGCGGATGCGGCGAAGGCTCTGGCCATCATCCAGCAGCTGCCGGCCGATCCGGCCAAGGCGGCCGGCATGATCGGCTCGATCAAGGATGCGCTGCTCGGCAAGCCTGTCGAGACGGCAGCAGCGCCGAGCGATGCCGGATCCGCATTGCCGCGCTTTGACGTGTTGCGCGTAGAGCCGGATGGCTCGACGGTCATTGCCGGCAATGCCGCACCGGGCGCCAAGGTCGAAATCGTCAACGGCAACACGGTGATCTCATCGCTCACCGTCGATGGCACCGGCGATTTCGCCGCCGTGCTGGATAATCCGCTCGCCGCCGGTGATCATTCGCTGCAATTGCGGGCGACCGATCTGAATGGCAAGGTCGTGACTTCCGACGAGGTCGCAACGATCTCAGTGCCAGAGGGTGGCAAGGGCGAACTCTTGGCAATGGTCTCGAAGCCGGGCGAAGCAAGCAGGCTGATCACGCTTCCGGGCCAGACAGCGCCTTCGGGCAAGACCGCCACGCAGGGAAGGCTCCCGGCCGCGACCGCATCGGCGGGCAGCGCGGCAACACCTGCAGCACCGGCAGACCTGTCCGGCGCGACACCGGCAGTCGCCTCCACCGACGTTGCTTCTGCCGATCCGAGCACCGCGGCCTCACCGGTAACCGGTGCTGCAGAAGTTCAGGTCAGCGCTGTCGAAATCGAGGGTGACAGGATTTTCGTCGCCGGCAAGGCTCCGGCCGGCTCGACCGTGCGCGGTTTTGCCGACAAGACGCTGATCGGCCAGATTGCTGCTGATGCCAGCGGCAACTTTATCATCGAGGGCGAAGTGAAGCTTTCCGTCGGCAGCCACATCATCCAGGTGGAACTGCTCGATACGGCCGGCAAGGTGATCGTACGTGCTTCCGTGCCGTTCGAACGGCCTGAGGGCGAGCAGGTCTCCGTCGTGGCACAGACGCCGGGCGCCGATGATGCCGCGGCAAAGGCCGGCCCAGACCTCGCCGAGTTCGAGCGCCTGCGCATGGCTCTGACCAAGGGGCTCACCATCCTCGAAGGCCTGTTTGCCGATGGCAAGGTTCCGGTGTTGGAACAGGTCGCCGCGGCCCGATCGGCAACCGAGTTTGGCCTGCAGTCGATCATCGATTTCCGGCCGACCGCTGCCGCGCCGGCGGAACTGTCCGAGCAGGTCGCAAAGAGTGCCACCAGGGCCCGCGAAGCGCTGGCGGCATTGCGCGCGATAAAGCCCGGCGATATCAGCGGACTTGGCACAGCGCTGCCGAAGATCCTCGGCATGATCCGCGAATTGTTGGCCGTACCGCTTCCAGCTCCCGCCTTGGCGATGGATGCACCCGTCATCACCACGCCGGCAACGGCCACCGAGACCGCCACAAGCACTTCCGGCGAACCGAAGGTGATCGAGCAGGCACCTCTGGCCGAGAGCAAGTCGAGCGTGATCATCCGCCGTGGCGATACGCTGTGGCAGATCTCGCGCCGCCTCTACGGTCAGGGCGTGCGTTACACCACGATCTACCTCGCCAATGCGGAGCAGATCAGCAATCCTGATCGTATCGAGCCCGGCCAGATCTTCACGGTTCCGTCGGAGGCGCTGCCGAACGCCGAGGAAATCCACCGCAAGCGGCTTCACGACAAGGCGGTCAACTGA
- a CDS encoding TIGR00730 family Rossman fold protein, with protein MTEHNSTIRSVCVYCGSQPGRDPAFMEAGRQLGRSLAENNIRLIYGGGTKGIMGAVAAGVLSAGGQVTGIIPEFLVDMEATRHSLGQLSELIITQDMHERKHAMFERSDAFVTLPGGIGTLEEIVEIMTWGQLGRHAKPMVFANINDFWKPMLELIDHMSAAGFIHTAHRVRPLVIDAVPDIVPAIIDRWAMSANPEGESAIISKL; from the coding sequence ATGACAGAGCATAACTCCACGATTCGATCCGTTTGCGTTTATTGCGGCTCTCAGCCCGGACGCGATCCCGCCTTTATGGAAGCCGGCCGCCAGTTGGGCCGATCGCTTGCAGAAAACAACATCCGCCTGATCTATGGTGGTGGCACCAAGGGTATCATGGGTGCCGTCGCCGCGGGCGTTCTGTCCGCCGGCGGGCAGGTCACAGGCATCATTCCCGAATTCCTGGTCGACATGGAGGCGACACGCCATTCACTCGGCCAACTCAGCGAACTCATTATCACGCAGGACATGCACGAGCGCAAGCATGCGATGTTCGAGCGATCGGATGCTTTCGTAACGCTTCCGGGCGGCATCGGCACGCTTGAGGAGATCGTCGAGATCATGACCTGGGGCCAGCTCGGCCGGCACGCCAAGCCGATGGTCTTTGCCAATATCAACGATTTCTGGAAGCCGATGCTGGAACTGATAGACCACATGTCGGCGGCCGGCTTCATCCATACGGCGCACCGCGTCCGCCCGCTGGTTATCGATGCGGTGCCGGACATCGTTCCCGCGATCATCGATCGCTGGGCCATGAGCGCCAATCCCGAAGGTGAATCGGCGATCATTTCCAAGCTCTGA
- a CDS encoding DHCW motif cupin fold protein, producing the protein MKIADIPFGTTDWASVEKTEHKGETGSATWQTRHFGDIRVRIVNYTPGYLADHWCVKGHILLCLEGELTTELEDGRVFVLKPGMSYQVADKAEPHRSSTAVGAKLFIVD; encoded by the coding sequence ATGAAAATTGCCGACATACCGTTCGGAACGACCGACTGGGCCAGCGTGGAAAAGACCGAGCACAAGGGCGAGACCGGCTCGGCGACGTGGCAGACGCGCCACTTCGGCGACATCCGGGTGCGCATCGTCAATTATACGCCCGGCTATCTGGCAGACCACTGGTGCGTGAAAGGCCATATCCTGCTCTGCCTCGAAGGCGAACTCACAACCGAGCTTGAAGACGGGCGCGTCTTCGTTCTCAAGCCGGGCATGAGCTATCAGGTTGCCGACAAGGCCGAACCGCATCGCTCATCGACTGCGGTCGGCGCAAAGCTTTTCATCGTCGACTGA
- the rarD gene encoding EamA family transporter RarD: MADLTAPAENKDSLNGFLFALSAYFLWGFLPLYMKAVGHISPTEVIAHRILWSVPVAGLILLALRRMDDLKLAFRSPRMLGMAAVTAFLISINWGIYVWAIGAGHALDTALGYFINPLFSVFLGAVLLKEKLKSAQIAALALVVVAVVILTVDAGRLPIVALCLTLSWGLYAFFRKTLPIGPNQGFLLEVLLLAPFALCYVIYLAMTGQAHFGTNTSDTVLLASSGLVTAIPLILYANGAKLLKLSTIGIMQYIAPTMIFLIAVFIFKEPFGTAKMIAFPLIWAALFIYSWSMLRDYRAR, from the coding sequence ATGGCCGACCTCACCGCTCCCGCCGAGAACAAGGACAGCCTGAACGGCTTTCTCTTCGCCCTCTCCGCCTATTTCCTCTGGGGCTTCCTGCCTCTCTACATGAAGGCAGTCGGGCATATTTCTCCGACAGAAGTGATTGCCCACCGCATTCTGTGGTCTGTTCCCGTCGCCGGCCTGATCCTGCTCGCACTTCGACGCATGGACGATCTGAAACTCGCCTTCCGCAGCCCGCGCATGCTGGGCATGGCCGCCGTCACCGCCTTTCTGATCAGCATCAACTGGGGCATCTATGTCTGGGCAATCGGTGCCGGCCATGCGCTGGATACGGCGCTTGGCTATTTCATCAATCCGCTGTTTTCGGTCTTTCTCGGTGCCGTCCTGCTGAAGGAAAAGCTGAAATCCGCGCAGATCGCGGCACTTGCCCTTGTCGTTGTCGCCGTCGTCATCCTGACGGTGGATGCCGGTCGCCTGCCGATCGTGGCACTTTGCCTGACCTTGTCCTGGGGGCTCTACGCCTTCTTTCGCAAGACGCTTCCGATCGGGCCAAACCAGGGCTTCCTGCTCGAAGTGCTGCTGCTGGCGCCGTTTGCGCTGTGCTACGTCATCTATCTGGCGATGACCGGACAAGCGCATTTCGGCACCAATACCAGCGATACCGTGCTTCTGGCCTCGAGCGGCCTGGTGACCGCGATCCCGCTTATCCTTTACGCCAATGGTGCAAAGCTGCTGAAGCTATCGACCATCGGCATCATGCAATATATCGCCCCAACGATGATCTTCCTGATCGCGGTATTCATCTTCAAGGAGCCCTTCGGCACGGCGAAAATGATCGCCTTCCCGCTCATCTGGGCTGCGCTGTTCATCTATTCCTGGTCAATGCTGCGCGACTACCGCGCGCGTTGA
- a CDS encoding LysR family transcriptional regulator, with protein sequence MARQDINRSGEMEVFVQVVEQGGFSAAARFFRVTPSAVSKLVARLEARLGTRLVNRSTRKLLLTAEGRSFYERSVRILADIEEAERIAADLDDPRGLIRINTSAAYGTHVLAPILSQFLDLYPGISVEVIQTDLVVDLLAERADIAIRAGVMPNSSLVARKLGDTPLVIVASPTYLASHGVPETASELERHNRLGFGYVRAHRDWSAPEGDTIVQVPVAGRLSASDGEALRHFAIGGAGLVQLARFTVTEDLKAGRLVTVLDDPRTRRSEPFHAVYVGQGGHLPARIRVMLDFLAEHGRVS encoded by the coding sequence GTGGCACGGCAGGACATCAACAGATCCGGCGAAATGGAAGTCTTTGTCCAGGTGGTGGAACAAGGCGGCTTCTCGGCGGCGGCCCGCTTCTTCCGCGTGACACCATCGGCTGTCAGCAAGCTGGTTGCACGGCTCGAGGCCCGGCTCGGCACGCGCCTTGTCAATCGATCAACGCGCAAGTTGCTGCTGACGGCGGAGGGCCGAAGTTTCTACGAACGCTCCGTGCGCATTCTGGCTGATATCGAGGAGGCCGAACGCATTGCCGCCGATCTTGACGATCCAAGAGGCCTCATCCGGATCAATACCAGTGCTGCCTACGGCACGCATGTGCTGGCACCGATACTGTCGCAATTCCTCGATCTCTATCCCGGCATCTCGGTCGAGGTGATCCAGACCGATCTTGTCGTCGACCTCCTGGCCGAGCGGGCCGATATCGCCATCCGCGCCGGTGTCATGCCCAATTCCAGCCTGGTCGCGCGCAAACTCGGCGACACACCCCTCGTCATTGTCGCGTCGCCCACCTATCTGGCGAGCCACGGCGTGCCGGAAACGGCATCAGAACTGGAGCGACACAACCGGCTGGGGTTCGGCTATGTACGGGCGCATCGCGACTGGTCCGCGCCAGAAGGCGATACGATCGTGCAGGTGCCCGTGGCCGGTCGTCTCAGTGCCAGCGACGGCGAAGCGCTCCGGCATTTCGCCATCGGCGGTGCCGGTCTTGTGCAGCTTGCCCGCTTCACCGTGACAGAAGACCTGAAGGCCGGCCGGCTGGTCACCGTACTCGATGATCCGCGCACAAGGCGCAGCGAGCCGTTCCATGCCGTCTATGTCGGCCAGGGCGGCCACCTGCCGGCGCGTATCCGGGTCATGCTCGACTTCCTCGCCGAGCATGGGCGCGTTTCCTGA
- a CDS encoding MFS transporter, with the protein MPLALYALTVGAFGIGVTEFVIMGLLIDVSADLGISIAAAGLLISGYALGVVFGAPILTTLTGRWPRKTVLIALMIIFTIGNIACALAPNYETLMAARLLAALAHGTFFGVGSVVATGLVAPERRASAIAVMFTGLTVANIAGVPFGTWLGQEYGWRTTFWAVAIVGIAALAVLAVFLPRDDKQPEAQDWRSDLATMARPQVLAGLAITVLGYAGVFTVFTYIAPVLTEITGFSAAAVSPILLVFGGGLIVGNLLGGKLADRNLDRSVLLTLAVLTVSLGVMALVLEHRNLTIAFVGLVGAAGFATVAPLQMRVLQKAEGAGQALASSFNIAAFNLGNAIGAWVGGLAIEHGAGLAALPLVAAGFPLAALVLAIASMVSERRRLATALAEV; encoded by the coding sequence ATGCCTCTTGCTCTCTATGCCCTGACCGTTGGTGCCTTTGGCATCGGCGTCACGGAATTTGTCATCATGGGCCTGCTGATCGATGTCAGCGCCGATCTCGGCATTTCGATCGCGGCCGCCGGTCTCTTGATTTCCGGCTATGCTCTCGGTGTCGTCTTCGGCGCGCCGATCCTGACCACCTTGACCGGCCGATGGCCGCGCAAGACCGTGCTGATCGCGCTGATGATCATCTTCACCATCGGCAATATCGCCTGTGCGCTGGCGCCCAATTACGAGACGCTGATGGCCGCCAGACTGCTCGCGGCTCTGGCGCATGGCACCTTTTTCGGTGTCGGTTCCGTCGTTGCAACCGGACTGGTCGCGCCGGAGCGCCGCGCATCGGCCATTGCCGTGATGTTCACCGGCCTCACGGTCGCCAATATCGCCGGCGTTCCTTTCGGCACCTGGCTCGGCCAGGAATATGGCTGGCGCACGACCTTCTGGGCCGTGGCCATCGTTGGCATTGCGGCTCTTGCCGTACTTGCCGTCTTCCTGCCGCGCGACGACAAACAGCCCGAAGCGCAGGACTGGCGCTCGGACTTAGCCACCATGGCCCGCCCGCAGGTCCTCGCCGGCCTCGCGATCACCGTGCTCGGTTATGCCGGCGTCTTCACCGTCTTCACCTATATCGCGCCGGTCCTGACCGAGATCACCGGCTTTTCGGCCGCCGCGGTCTCGCCGATCCTGCTGGTCTTCGGCGGTGGACTGATCGTCGGCAATCTTCTGGGCGGCAAACTCGCCGATCGCAATCTCGACCGTTCGGTCCTGCTGACGCTGGCGGTGTTGACGGTGTCGCTCGGGGTCATGGCCCTGGTTCTTGAACACAGGAACCTGACCATCGCCTTTGTCGGCCTTGTCGGCGCGGCGGGTTTTGCAACGGTTGCGCCCTTGCAGATGCGGGTACTTCAGAAGGCGGAAGGTGCAGGGCAGGCGCTCGCCTCGAGCTTCAACATTGCCGCCTTCAATCTCGGCAATGCCATTGGCGCCTGGGTCGGTGGTCTGGCGATCGAGCATGGCGCTGGCCTGGCCGCGCTGCCGCTGGTGGCCGCGGGATTTCCGCTGGCGGCCCTGGTGCTGGCCATCGCTTCGATGGTCAGTGAACGCCGCAGGCTGGCCACGGCGCTTGCAGAAGTGTGA
- the cimA gene encoding citramalate synthase, whose product MTREKIYLFDTTLRDGQQTPGIDFSVEDKIAIAAMLDEFGLDYVEGGYPGANPTDTAFFAKKRTSRAGFVAFGMTKRAGISASNDPGLTQLIQAKSDAVCLVAKSWDYHVKVALGCTNDENLESIRDSVRAVVAAGKLAMVDCEHFFDGYKANPAYALACAKTAHDAGARWVVLCDTNGGTQPPEIREIIAAVVAAGIPGSALGIHAHNDTGQAVANSLAAVEAGVRQIQGTLNGIGERCGNADLVTIIPTLCLKDTYATRFETSIDREALVGLNRLSRAFDELLNRSPNHQAPYVGASAFATKAGIHASALLKDPKTYEHVEPESVGNFRKVMVSDQGGKANFINELKRRGIRVEKDDPKLDTLIAIVKEREASGYAYEGADASFELLAQRTLTSVPDFFQVESFRVMVERRFDSHGRLKTVSEAVVKTIIDGEMLMSVAEGDGPVNALDIALRKDLGKYQHEIGDLELADYKVRILNGGTEAITRVLIESTDDSGARWWTVGVSENIIDASFQALMDSVVYKLLKNRQMAGQIAAE is encoded by the coding sequence ATGACACGCGAAAAAATCTATCTCTTCGACACGACGCTGCGGGACGGCCAGCAGACGCCCGGCATCGATTTTTCGGTCGAGGACAAGATTGCCATCGCCGCCATGCTCGATGAATTCGGCCTCGATTATGTCGAAGGCGGCTATCCGGGGGCAAACCCGACGGATACGGCCTTCTTTGCCAAAAAACGCACGAGCCGGGCCGGTTTCGTCGCCTTCGGGATGACCAAGCGGGCCGGCATTTCCGCCTCCAACGATCCAGGTCTCACCCAGCTGATCCAGGCGAAGAGCGATGCGGTCTGTCTGGTCGCCAAGAGCTGGGACTACCACGTCAAGGTCGCGCTCGGCTGCACCAACGATGAAAACCTCGAAAGCATCCGCGACAGCGTCAGGGCCGTGGTCGCGGCGGGCAAGCTCGCCATGGTCGATTGCGAGCATTTCTTCGATGGCTACAAGGCCAATCCGGCCTATGCGCTCGCCTGTGCGAAGACGGCGCATGACGCCGGTGCGCGCTGGGTGGTTCTCTGCGACACCAATGGCGGGACGCAGCCGCCGGAAATCCGCGAGATCATCGCGGCGGTGGTTGCCGCCGGCATTCCGGGCAGCGCGCTCGGCATTCACGCCCATAACGACACCGGCCAGGCCGTTGCCAATTCGCTGGCCGCGGTGGAGGCCGGTGTCCGGCAGATCCAGGGAACGCTGAACGGTATCGGCGAACGCTGCGGCAATGCCGATCTCGTGACGATCATCCCCACGCTCTGTCTCAAAGACACCTACGCGACACGCTTCGAGACATCGATCGACCGCGAGGCGCTGGTCGGCCTCAACCGTCTGTCGCGCGCCTTCGACGAGTTGCTCAACCGGTCTCCCAACCACCAGGCGCCTTACGTCGGCGCCTCGGCGTTTGCCACCAAGGCTGGCATCCACGCCTCGGCCCTGCTCAAGGATCCGAAGACCTATGAGCATGTCGAGCCTGAAAGCGTCGGCAATTTCCGCAAGGTCATGGTCTCCGACCAGGGCGGCAAGGCTAATTTCATCAACGAACTGAAGCGGCGCGGCATCCGCGTCGAGAAAGACGATCCGAAACTCGATACGCTGATCGCCATCGTCAAGGAACGCGAAGCCTCCGGCTATGCCTACGAGGGAGCGGATGCGAGTTTCGAACTGCTCGCCCAGCGCACGCTGACCAGCGTTCCGGACTTTTTCCAGGTCGAGAGCTTCCGGGTGATGGTCGAACGGCGCTTCGACAGCCATGGGCGGCTGAAGACCGTATCGGAGGCAGTGGTCAAGACGATCATCGACGGCGAAATGCTGATGTCGGTGGCCGAGGGCGACGGCCCCGTCAACGCGCTCGACATCGCGCTGCGCAAGGATCTCGGCAAGTACCAGCACGAGATCGGCGATCTGGAACTGGCGGACTACAAGGTGCGTATCCTGAACGGCGGTACCGAGGCGATCACCCGCGTCCTGATCGAATCCACCGATGATAGCGGCGCACGCTGGTGGACGGTCGGAGTGTCGGAAAATATCATCGACGCCTCCTTCCAGGCGTTGATGGACTCTGTTGTCTACAAGCTGCTGAAGAACCGGCAGATGGCAGGTCAGATCGCCGCCGAATGA